One genomic region from Natrinema sp. DC36 encodes:
- a CDS encoding IS6 family transposase, protein MPENASLNGSIDQLDLDFVEREATPRLLMKLSIQLHLAGLSLSNTVSVLEIFGVERARSTVHNWVHKADLQPEDGRSPDHVAVDETVIQLNDEQYWLYAAVDPQTNKLLHTKLRPTTTKVLAHSFLTELSEKHDVDDAVFLVDGSHSLQNACHRHGFDFRYEKHGNRNAVERVFREIKRRTICFSNCFSNAEAETADDWLRSFSFAWNQLI, encoded by the coding sequence ATGCCCGAAAACGCTAGCCTCAACGGTAGTATCGACCAACTCGACTTAGATTTTGTGGAGCGAGAAGCGACACCGCGACTGCTGATGAAGCTGAGTATTCAATTGCATCTGGCAGGGCTATCACTTTCGAATACTGTCTCTGTTCTTGAGATATTCGGTGTCGAACGGGCTCGATCAACCGTACATAATTGGGTTCACAAGGCTGATTTACAGCCCGAAGATGGGCGGTCACCGGATCACGTTGCGGTCGATGAGACTGTGATCCAGCTCAATGATGAGCAGTATTGGCTGTATGCCGCTGTCGATCCACAGACCAACAAGCTACTGCATACAAAGCTGAGACCTACCACAACGAAGGTACTCGCTCATTCGTTTCTCACCGAACTCAGCGAGAAACACGACGTTGATGACGCCGTGTTTCTCGTCGATGGCTCACATTCATTACAAAATGCGTGTCATCGACATGGCTTCGATTTCAGATACGAAAAACATGGAAATCGGAATGCTGTCGAACGTGTCTTTAGAGAAATAAAACGGCGAACTATCTGTTTCTCAAACTGTTTTAGCAACGCCGAAGCAGAGACAGCCGACGATTGGCTGAGATCGTTCAGCTTCGCATGGAATCAGCTTATCTGA
- a CDS encoding ABC transporter ATP-binding protein — MTNEQTTESRPADQLAIVTDDLTKEYGTTRAVNGLDLTVERGTVYGFLGPNGAGKTTTIRMLTALLPPTSGSGRVAGASITNREALIQHIGYLPESPPIHEEFTAREQLEYHGGLRGMDPTTIEDRITTLLDRFELTDAADERIVTYSKGMRQKTGLIQAIMHEPDVAFLDEPTSGLDPRAARTVRETITALASNGTTIFLSTHILPVVEQIATTVGILYDGELVAEGPPTELKDRMETGAESTLEDVFLEVTTEATDESS, encoded by the coding sequence ATGACAAACGAACAAACAACCGAGTCCAGACCTGCTGATCAATTAGCGATCGTCACCGATGATCTGACGAAAGAGTACGGTACAACGAGGGCAGTCAACGGGCTCGATCTCACAGTCGAACGCGGGACGGTGTATGGCTTTCTCGGTCCGAACGGCGCGGGGAAGACGACCACGATCCGGATGTTAACAGCGTTACTGCCGCCAACGAGTGGCTCTGGGCGCGTCGCCGGTGCGTCGATCACTAACCGTGAAGCACTCATCCAGCACATCGGGTATTTGCCAGAATCACCGCCGATACACGAGGAGTTCACAGCTCGTGAGCAACTCGAATACCACGGTGGATTACGAGGGATGGATCCGACCACCATTGAAGATCGGATCACGACACTACTCGACCGCTTTGAATTGACTGACGCTGCCGACGAACGGATCGTCACGTACTCGAAAGGGATGCGTCAGAAAACAGGCCTGATCCAAGCGATTATGCACGAACCCGACGTCGCATTTCTTGACGAGCCGACGTCAGGGCTTGATCCGCGTGCCGCCCGCACAGTCCGTGAGACGATAACTGCACTGGCGTCTAATGGCACTACCATATTCCTCTCAACGCACATCCTCCCCGTCGTAGAACAGATCGCTACTACTGTCGGTATCCTTTACGACGGCGAACTCGTAGCAGAAGGCCCACCCACAGAACTCAAAGACCGCATGGAAACCGGTGCAGAGAGCACTCTCGAAGATGTCTTTCTGGAGGTCACGACCGAGGCTACTGACGAGAGTTCGTAA
- a CDS encoding PadR family transcriptional regulator: MYDLTAFQRDLLYVIAGHEEPHGLAIKDELQNYYEAEINHGRLYPNLDTLVEKGLVEKGSLDKRTNSYTITDRGYRELETRREWESQYVEEV; this comes from the coding sequence ATGTACGATCTAACTGCCTTCCAACGCGACTTGCTGTACGTCATTGCTGGCCATGAAGAGCCTCATGGCTTGGCGATAAAAGATGAACTCCAAAACTACTACGAAGCAGAAATCAACCACGGACGACTCTACCCCAATCTCGATACGCTCGTCGAGAAAGGGCTGGTTGAGAAAGGCTCACTCGACAAACGGACGAATTCATATACGATCACTGATCGGGGGTATCGAGAACTTGAAACTCGCCGTGAGTGGGAGAGTCAGTACGTCGAAGAGGTATAG
- a CDS encoding transcriptional regulator, which yields MTDDVRHDGPPPFDRPFEGEDTKQRVYGAVLHAREPMTAAEIAKRADCSGESARTHLSFYADLGIVIRHEGRPVRYERNNDYFEWRRVNKLARENTVDELQARVSELTDRIEEYRGEYGVDSPAEVDVLEFDAERIDDVYVELGDWATIIEERRLHERARRKAAGSTAPSHS from the coding sequence ATGACAGACGATGTCCGTCACGACGGCCCGCCCCCGTTCGATAGACCGTTCGAAGGCGAGGACACAAAGCAGCGCGTGTACGGTGCGGTGTTACACGCTCGAGAGCCGATGACGGCCGCCGAGATCGCCAAGCGAGCAGACTGCTCGGGGGAGTCGGCACGGACACACCTGTCCTTCTACGCCGACCTCGGTATTGTTATTCGGCATGAGGGCCGGCCGGTCAGGTACGAGCGCAACAACGACTATTTCGAGTGGCGGCGAGTCAACAAGCTGGCGCGGGAGAACACTGTCGACGAGTTGCAGGCCCGCGTGTCGGAGTTGACCGACCGGATCGAGGAGTACCGCGGCGAATATGGGGTCGACTCGCCCGCCGAGGTCGATGTCCTCGAGTTCGACGCGGAGCGGATTGACGATGTGTACGTGGAACTCGGTGATTGGGCCACTATCATTGAGGAGCGTCGCCTACACGAACGCGCCAGGAGAAAGGCCGCCGGCTCGACGGCCCCATCGCATAGCTGA
- a CDS encoding PadR family transcriptional regulator gives MHDLTAFQRDLLYVIAGHKEPHGLAIKDELQNYYETKINHGRLYPNLDTLVEKGLVEKGSLDKRTNSYTITDRGYRELKARHEWESQYIEDV, from the coding sequence ATGCATGATCTAACAGCCTTCCAACGCGACTTGCTGTACGTCATTGCTGGCCATAAAGAGCCTCATGGCTTGGCGATAAAAGATGAACTCCAAAACTACTACGAAACAAAGATTAACCACGGACGGCTCTACCCAAATCTCGATACGCTCGTCGAAAAAGGGCTGGTTGAGAAAGGCTCACTCGACAAACGGACGAATTCATATACGATCACTGATCGGGGATATAGAGAACTTAAGGCCCGCCATGAGTGGGAGAGTCAGTACATCGAAGACGTATAG
- a CDS encoding winged-helix domain-containing protein: MSQGRDDAGRFEESVTEQDILKVFDYEDDPVLTAPEVADGLRRFGKQITPEGVRNRLEEMDEKGLVSRKKLGARAVGWWAKVAPELDSSTAETVDSRKESTEWEEL; this comes from the coding sequence ATGAGCCAAGGACGCGATGACGCGGGCCGATTTGAGGAATCTGTTACCGAACAAGATATCCTCAAAGTATTCGACTACGAGGATGATCCAGTCCTCACAGCGCCGGAAGTTGCTGACGGTCTTCGGCGGTTTGGAAAGCAAATCACCCCTGAAGGAGTCCGAAATCGGCTCGAGGAGATGGACGAGAAGGGGCTCGTAAGCCGTAAAAAGCTCGGTGCGAGAGCTGTGGGATGGTGGGCAAAGGTCGCCCCTGAACTGGATTCTAGTACTGCCGAAACTGTTGACTCAAGGAAGGAGTCTACCGAGTGGGAGGAATTGTAG
- a CDS encoding IS5 family transposase: MKALPKSQILRFTEKALHLARRVVSRYSSKFSKHRYTLPQHVVLLCLKVRKNTTDRGLLDELIEMPRIRRVLGLAELPMPSTLCKAFNRLDMVVWRILLTLSATLLPTAGVVGIDASGFDRSHVSKHYTKRAELTIQQLKVTLLVDTKVNAILDLHVTTTRKHDSQIAPSLIKRNPESIDILLDDKGYDDQKIRRLARQYEVRPLIKHREFASLHRAWNARLDANLYGQRSQSEAVNSTLKRKYGAFVRSRRWWKQFRELTIACLSHNIDRSL, from the coding sequence ATGAAGGCCCTCCCGAAGTCGCAGATTCTCCGGTTTACTGAGAAGGCGCTCCATCTGGCACGCCGCGTCGTCTCTCGATACTCCTCGAAGTTCTCCAAACACCGCTATACGCTCCCGCAGCACGTTGTTCTGCTGTGTCTCAAAGTTCGAAAGAACACAACCGACCGTGGCCTACTTGACGAACTGATCGAAATGCCACGTATCCGTCGTGTTCTCGGGTTAGCCGAGCTTCCTATGCCATCAACGCTCTGTAAGGCGTTCAATCGACTTGACATGGTTGTGTGGCGTATCTTATTGACTCTCTCAGCGACGTTACTTCCGACAGCCGGCGTTGTTGGGATTGATGCGTCAGGATTCGACCGCAGTCACGTCTCGAAACACTACACGAAACGGGCTGAGCTCACGATTCAGCAGCTCAAAGTGACGCTGCTGGTCGATACGAAAGTGAACGCGATCCTCGACCTACACGTGACGACGACACGAAAACACGATAGCCAGATCGCCCCGTCGTTGATCAAGCGCAATCCCGAGAGTATCGATATTCTGCTTGATGACAAAGGCTACGACGATCAGAAAATCAGGCGACTTGCCCGTCAATACGAGGTTCGTCCACTGATCAAACATCGTGAGTTCGCGTCACTTCATCGGGCATGGAACGCACGCTTAGACGCTAATCTCTACGGACAACGAAGTCAATCTGAGGCAGTCAACTCAACGCTCAAGCGGAAGTACGGTGCATTCGTTCGCTCACGACGCTGGTGGAAGCAGTTCCGTGAACTCACTATCGCTTGTCTCAGTCACAACATCGACCGATCACTCTAA
- a CDS encoding amphi-Trp domain-containing protein, with product MPNDKEESETEAESEDDETEHEGERVMSRTEGAGILREVADGVENGTIDIEGENGFTVAVPEHFELEVEYEVTDDEAELEVELEWHMKDGEPVSADE from the coding sequence ATGCCAAACGACAAAGAAGAATCCGAGACCGAAGCGGAATCGGAAGATGATGAGACGGAGCATGAAGGAGAGCGGGTGATGAGTCGGACAGAGGGTGCGGGGATTCTCCGTGAAGTTGCTGATGGTGTCGAGAATGGGACAATCGACATCGAAGGAGAGAACGGCTTCACGGTGGCGGTTCCAGAGCACTTCGAACTGGAGGTCGAGTACGAGGTCACCGACGACGAGGCCGAGTTAGAAGTTGAACTCGAATGGCATATGAAAGACGGCGAACCGGTATCGGCGGACGAATGA
- a CDS encoding ABC transporter ATP-binding protein has protein sequence MPAIELSNVTKRYGNDTALDGVGLTVEQGEIYGFLGPNGAGKSTTINLLLDFIRPTTGDVRVFDLDARTNSLEIRNRSGILPEGVELYDRLTGRQHLEFAIESKRADDDPDALLERVGIADAATQKVGGYSKGMAQRLALAAALVGNPELLILDEPSTGLDPAGAHDMREIIRDERDRGATIFFSSHILGQVEAVCDRVGILRDGQMVAEDTVEGLRDSTSSQTQLRITLDQTPSDPSAARTAIESIDGVSSVSAQGTTLTVSCDDRAKTTVLRTIEDQGVAVENFETDESSLEDLFMSYTTEASL, from the coding sequence GTGCCCGCAATTGAGTTATCAAACGTGACGAAACGATACGGTAACGACACGGCTCTGGATGGAGTCGGTCTCACCGTTGAACAAGGCGAAATTTATGGCTTTCTTGGACCGAACGGTGCAGGCAAGTCTACAACAATCAATCTCCTTCTTGATTTTATTCGCCCGACAACAGGTGATGTTCGGGTATTTGATCTGGATGCTCGGACCAACAGTCTCGAAATCCGTAACCGAAGTGGTATCCTTCCCGAAGGGGTCGAACTGTATGATCGTTTGACTGGCCGTCAACACCTCGAGTTCGCTATTGAATCAAAACGAGCTGACGATGATCCCGACGCGCTTTTGGAGCGCGTTGGTATTGCAGATGCAGCCACTCAGAAAGTTGGTGGGTACTCGAAAGGGATGGCTCAACGGTTGGCACTTGCTGCCGCATTGGTTGGAAATCCAGAATTATTGATTTTGGATGAGCCGTCAACAGGTCTTGACCCCGCTGGGGCTCACGACATGCGCGAGATTATCCGCGATGAACGTGACCGCGGTGCAACGATATTCTTCTCATCACATATCCTTGGCCAGGTAGAAGCAGTCTGCGATCGTGTTGGGATTCTTCGAGATGGGCAGATGGTTGCAGAAGATACAGTAGAAGGACTTCGTGACTCTACCTCGTCACAAACGCAACTTCGCATAACGCTTGATCAGACTCCCTCAGATCCATCGGCAGCTCGAACAGCTATCGAATCGATAGACGGCGTTTCGTCGGTTTCAGCACAGGGTACGACGCTTACCGTTTCCTGTGACGATCGCGCAAAGACTACCGTCCTGCGAACAATCGAAGATCAGGGCGTAGCCGTCGAGAACTTCGAAACTGACGAATCCTCGCTTGAAGACCTGTTCATGTCCTATACAACGGAGGCATCCCTATGA
- a CDS encoding ABC transporter permease, translating into MSTLAVAKKDFQDAIRSRALIVITGIFALLTGGGAFLSSWAGEILEVGDEQTTLDLLLALQTPASFIVPIIALLIGYGAIARERESGSLKFLLGLPHTRRDVVFGKVLGRTAVVAVSIMIGFAVGMIAIFAFTGSVSPVDYIAFMAVTILFGFVYVCIGVGISAMTRSTTRAAIGGFGLLGLFWLLWGFIGQIALYATTGSIMVDQIPGWYITFVSLPPGAAYGLATSVVLGGNPLSGSFGTGGMMDGISTIATEPWFGFVMLALWAFVPLILGLLRFDRVDL; encoded by the coding sequence ATGAGTACGCTCGCTGTTGCGAAGAAAGACTTTCAAGATGCGATCCGATCGCGGGCACTAATCGTCATTACTGGAATATTTGCCCTCCTTACTGGAGGTGGCGCATTCCTTTCCTCATGGGCGGGTGAAATACTTGAGGTCGGTGATGAACAAACAACACTTGATCTCCTCCTTGCACTCCAAACGCCAGCGAGCTTTATCGTACCGATTATCGCTCTCTTGATCGGCTATGGTGCGATCGCTCGTGAGCGAGAGAGTGGGAGTCTCAAGTTCCTCCTTGGATTGCCTCACACCCGACGGGATGTCGTCTTCGGGAAAGTCCTTGGACGAACAGCCGTCGTAGCTGTCTCGATCATGATTGGATTTGCCGTTGGTATGATCGCTATCTTTGCATTCACCGGATCGGTGTCTCCGGTCGATTACATTGCGTTTATGGCAGTGACAATCTTGTTTGGGTTCGTCTACGTCTGTATTGGTGTGGGGATCTCTGCGATGACGCGTTCAACGACTCGAGCGGCAATTGGCGGGTTCGGACTCCTCGGATTATTCTGGCTGCTTTGGGGATTTATTGGTCAAATAGCATTGTATGCTACGACTGGCTCAATCATGGTTGACCAGATTCCTGGCTGGTACATTACCTTTGTCTCGCTCCCACCAGGAGCCGCATACGGGTTGGCCACTAGCGTCGTCCTTGGTGGAAACCCGCTTAGCGGTTCTTTCGGGACAGGGGGAATGATGGATGGAATATCTACGATTGCCACAGAGCCTTGGTTTGGGTTTGTGATGCTTGCACTGTGGGCATTCGTTCCACTCATCCTTGGCCTTCTGCGCTTCGATCGTGTTGATCTCTAA
- a CDS encoding ArsR family transcriptional regulator: MTKVDDAILEWLGETDVAAPPKVIHANLDTPVSYSQVKRRVRVLNSNGLIHKDEDRSDYYAISTLGNWYLEGKIKSSKLEELNTETSDPSDLFGTGTDSGV, translated from the coding sequence ATGACGAAGGTTGATGATGCAATACTGGAGTGGCTTGGTGAGACTGATGTTGCCGCCCCGCCAAAAGTTATCCATGCAAATCTTGACACGCCAGTCTCGTACTCACAAGTGAAACGCCGTGTGCGAGTATTAAACAGTAATGGACTAATTCACAAAGATGAGGATCGGAGTGACTATTACGCCATTTCAACGCTTGGGAACTGGTACTTAGAAGGAAAAATCAAGAGTAGTAAACTCGAGGAACTGAATACTGAAACAAGTGATCCGTCGGATCTTTTCGGTACTGGCACCGATAGTGGGGTCTGA
- a CDS encoding metal-dependent hydrolase, which produces MWPLGHAAIGYLLYRYSTQARLDDSPAVLPLCFLAVGTQFPDLVDKPLAWVLDIIHSGRGLTHSIVILGLIIIGFFLVARHHRRDEYAIAFGIGALAHALTDATEVLWDPNASAHSLLWPLFSVNFPTVLDHLFNPISELYFVAEFVLAGLAFVYWQRDGYPALEAIRDKFDQHRSQFS; this is translated from the coding sequence ATGTGGCCTCTTGGACATGCAGCGATCGGGTATTTGCTCTATCGGTATTCAACGCAGGCACGTCTCGACGATTCGCCTGCGGTTCTCCCGCTCTGTTTCCTCGCCGTCGGAACTCAGTTTCCAGACCTCGTGGATAAACCTCTTGCGTGGGTACTAGATATCATCCATTCAGGAAGGGGCTTAACACACTCTATTGTTATTCTTGGACTCATCATAATCGGATTCTTCCTCGTTGCTCGCCATCACAGGCGCGACGAATACGCCATCGCCTTCGGCATCGGCGCACTCGCTCACGCATTGACCGATGCAACGGAAGTTCTCTGGGACCCGAATGCGAGCGCACATTCTCTCCTGTGGCCACTCTTCTCAGTTAATTTTCCAACTGTACTAGACCATCTGTTTAATCCCATCTCTGAGTTGTACTTCGTGGCGGAGTTCGTGCTTGCTGGATTAGCATTTGTCTACTGGCAGCGCGATGGCTACCCAGCCCTTGAAGCAATCCGTGACAAATTCGATCAGCACCGGTCTCAATTCTCCTAA
- a CDS encoding phosphatase PAP2 family protein — MLSDDRGVGISEALHGLAHDPVLVFFSLLTQIADVWFLFLLGGVHYIVGDKFLKWGIDRRRGLFVLGLLLTYVALVGVLKQTFMVPRPPGAGTPPDIQWIPSALQGVFASISTGDGYGFPSGHALGSTLVWGGFALVVGKEKLSRAWLALASVVIIIVSLSRVILGVHYLVDVVVGVGIGIVVLGALYKVTDHGTAPGRVLVFAVGIGILGLIQGVTFDSVAAAGSVVGAWIAWRAVGDLTPAHPSNRPEVVASLAIFGLAGGFFALLYTLKPSLLVTFFGATIAVGGVVGAPLVGNRLVERSGER; from the coding sequence ATGCTCAGCGATGACCGTGGAGTCGGAATTAGCGAGGCACTTCACGGGTTGGCACATGACCCGGTTCTCGTTTTCTTTTCGCTGTTGACCCAGATCGCTGATGTCTGGTTTCTCTTTTTGCTGGGCGGCGTACACTATATCGTCGGCGACAAGTTCCTGAAGTGGGGGATCGACCGGCGACGTGGTCTGTTCGTTCTCGGACTCTTACTGACCTACGTTGCTCTCGTCGGAGTGCTCAAGCAGACTTTCATGGTCCCGCGACCGCCGGGAGCAGGTACTCCACCGGACATTCAATGGATTCCGTCTGCACTTCAAGGGGTGTTCGCTAGTATTTCGACGGGAGATGGATATGGGTTTCCGAGCGGCCACGCCCTCGGAAGTACGCTGGTGTGGGGTGGATTCGCGCTCGTTGTCGGAAAAGAGAAACTTTCGCGTGCGTGGCTCGCCCTTGCAAGCGTCGTAATAATCATCGTCTCGCTTTCGAGAGTCATCTTGGGGGTTCACTACCTTGTTGACGTCGTAGTCGGAGTCGGTATCGGAATCGTAGTTCTGGGAGCACTCTACAAGGTCACTGATCACGGTACTGCCCCTGGCCGAGTACTCGTGTTCGCCGTGGGTATCGGAATTCTGGGATTGATTCAGGGAGTGACCTTTGATAGCGTAGCTGCAGCCGGGAGCGTTGTTGGTGCGTGGATCGCTTGGCGTGCCGTCGGTGATTTGACGCCAGCTCACCCATCGAATCGCCCAGAGGTTGTTGCCAGTCTCGCCATCTTCGGACTCGCTGGCGGCTTCTTCGCGCTCTTGTACACCCTCAAACCGTCGTTGCTGGTCACGTTTTTCGGCGCTACTATCGCCGTCGGCGGTGTCGTTGGTGCACCGCTGGTTGGTAATCGACTCGTCGAGCGGTCGGGAGAACGGTAG
- a CDS encoding TVP38/TMEM64 family protein: MKVFSSADAQKRGVLAIVLVSATFVFLYLSLRRYAPFVFHPDELRVWIDQFGILAPAVFVLVQIVQVIVAPIPGQVVALASGYLFGSVAGTVYSITGVLIGSAVAFMLANRYGRTFVEEVLHEDVVVRFDEFVDRVGFLGLLTFVVIPGIPDDAVCFLAGLTKWQLRTFMVAITIGRLPAYILTVYAGGELASGNFLEGGVIIGCLIVTSAIGYYKREAIRDLVGHLREHTPF, encoded by the coding sequence ATGAAGGTATTCTCGTCGGCTGATGCTCAGAAACGTGGAGTTCTCGCTATCGTTCTCGTCTCGGCCACATTCGTCTTCCTCTACCTATCGCTTCGACGATACGCACCGTTCGTCTTTCATCCCGATGAACTCCGCGTGTGGATAGATCAGTTCGGCATTCTCGCGCCAGCCGTCTTCGTGCTCGTCCAGATCGTGCAGGTCATCGTCGCGCCGATTCCGGGGCAGGTCGTCGCGCTCGCCAGCGGCTACCTCTTCGGTTCGGTGGCCGGCACGGTCTACAGCATCACTGGTGTTCTCATAGGGAGCGCAGTCGCGTTCATGCTCGCAAACCGGTACGGTCGTACGTTTGTCGAAGAGGTACTCCACGAGGATGTTGTTGTTCGCTTCGACGAGTTCGTCGACCGGGTCGGATTTCTGGGCCTCCTCACGTTCGTCGTCATCCCCGGGATCCCGGACGACGCTGTTTGCTTTCTCGCTGGACTCACTAAGTGGCAGCTCCGGACGTTCATGGTCGCTATCACTATCGGACGCCTCCCAGCGTACATTCTTACCGTCTACGCTGGCGGCGAACTAGCAAGCGGCAATTTCCTCGAAGGGGGGGTGATTATCGGGTGCCTGATCGTCACCTCCGCCATCGGTTACTATAAACGTGAAGCGATACGAGATCTAGTAGGTCACCTGCGGGAGCACACGCCGTTCTGA
- a CDS encoding SHOCT domain-containing protein, translating to MVSRHWLYFGGFVITGILLIGATLMGIVDSLSALSGSVPTSEEFILIAMLGAAAEWVMIVLVLGLVAMVFLAATVISVLRTASLPRDDRLVSIVEWVEQRYPVLRRFDVTEKVSPTTEDRRQQLKDQYISGEINDAEFEREMEQLMNDAASTEESQSGTETTIETDDKSR from the coding sequence ATGGTTTCCCGCCACTGGCTGTATTTCGGTGGATTCGTAATCACTGGAATCCTGCTGATCGGTGCTACTCTGATGGGAATCGTGGACAGTCTATCAGCCCTCTCAGGTAGTGTACCCACTAGTGAGGAGTTCATTCTGATAGCAATGCTCGGGGCAGCCGCTGAATGGGTGATGATCGTCCTTGTCCTCGGGTTAGTCGCAATGGTCTTTCTCGCTGCGACAGTTATCTCTGTCCTCCGAACCGCGTCTCTTCCCCGCGACGATAGACTGGTCTCAATCGTCGAATGGGTTGAACAGAGGTACCCGGTCCTCCGTCGATTCGATGTCACGGAAAAGGTCAGCCCGACAACCGAGGATCGACGACAGCAACTCAAAGACCAGTATATCTCCGGTGAGATCAATGATGCCGAATTTGAACGGGAGATGGAGCAGCTGATGAACGACGCCGCATCAACGGAGGAGTCACAGTCCGGAACCGAGACAACAATCGAAACCGATGACAAATCACGATGA
- a CDS encoding transcription initiation factor IIB family protein gives MATRDIYTTTFDDSVQTTTTSCPDCGGSVRTTDRETICEDCGLILEDTKLDRGPDWGRHDEQGSKRRTGAPLTPTRHDRGLSTEIGYTQDGHGNTLSSTKRRQLNRLRREQSRAQWQSKAERNLAYGLGEIRRIVASLGLAQSIRDQACSLFRTAQSEQLCRGRSLEAVAAASVYATARCNGLGRSRAEVTACARCDQQRLTNAYNAMNVELELPTQPIATIDRIPRLATELEVPDQVRRRALELAQTARERGMTIGCRPSGVAAGCLYLAAQRVGFCLSQQRIADIAGTSPNTLRSRRDDLVEIEAET, from the coding sequence ATGGCAACGAGAGACATCTACACGACGACGTTTGACGACAGCGTTCAGACGACTACAACTAGCTGTCCAGATTGTGGCGGCAGCGTTCGAACGACTGACCGCGAAACGATCTGTGAGGACTGTGGACTCATCCTTGAGGACACCAAACTAGACCGAGGACCAGACTGGGGCCGACATGACGAACAGGGATCCAAGAGACGGACCGGTGCCCCGCTGACACCGACACGCCACGATCGAGGCCTTTCCACCGAGATCGGGTACACGCAAGACGGACATGGAAACACCCTCTCGAGCACGAAGCGTCGACAATTGAACCGGTTGCGTCGCGAACAGTCCCGTGCCCAGTGGCAGTCGAAAGCTGAACGGAACCTCGCCTATGGACTCGGTGAAATCCGTCGAATCGTCGCAAGTCTCGGCCTCGCACAGAGTATCCGGGATCAGGCGTGTTCGCTGTTCCGAACTGCACAGTCTGAACAGCTCTGTCGCGGACGATCGCTCGAGGCAGTGGCTGCAGCCAGTGTCTACGCAACAGCTCGGTGTAACGGACTCGGACGATCACGGGCAGAAGTCACAGCCTGTGCGCGCTGTGATCAGCAGAGACTCACCAACGCCTACAATGCGATGAACGTCGAACTCGAGTTACCAACACAGCCGATTGCAACAATAGATCGCATTCCGAGGCTTGCGACAGAACTCGAGGTCCCAGATCAGGTTCGTCGACGAGCACTCGAGCTCGCACAGACGGCACGCGAACGCGGAATGACGATCGGCTGCCGGCCGAGTGGCGTCGCAGCGGGTTGTCTCTATCTCGCTGCCCAGCGAGTCGGATTCTGTCTCTCGCAACAACGGATCGCCGATATCGCAGGAACATCACCGAACACGCTCCGCAGTCGGCGAGACGACTTAGTCGAGATTGAAGCTGAAACCTGA
- a CDS encoding helix-turn-helix transcriptional regulator has product MAGQDEPHGFAIKDELEKYYATEIHHGRLYLNLDEVVNKGLVEKGQFDRRTNYYTITARGQRKLEARQKWEDQYADGFDSSTI; this is encoded by the coding sequence ATTGCCGGCCAAGACGAACCACATGGCTTTGCAATCAAGGACGAACTCGAGAAGTATTACGCGACAGAGATCCACCACGGCCGGTTGTATCTCAACCTTGACGAAGTCGTCAACAAGGGTCTCGTCGAGAAAGGCCAATTTGACCGGCGAACGAATTACTACACAATCACCGCTCGTGGCCAGCGCAAGCTCGAGGCCCGGCAAAAGTGGGAAGATCAATACGCCGATGGATTCGATTCAAGTACGATTTAA